The Gossypium hirsutum isolate 1008001.06 chromosome D02, Gossypium_hirsutum_v2.1, whole genome shotgun sequence region ATTGGTTTGAATTAGGAGTTCTGTAATTCGTTTTTAGGCCGTTAGATTTTGGGTGAATTCTTATCCATATCAAGGAATTGAAATTAAGCTTTGCTTTTTGTTGGTTTAATTCTTTTTCGTGGTCATGGTGGATTTACAGTGAACCTGGATTTCGTACTGTTTTATTATCTGTTGCTTGTGATGGCTGATGAAAGATCGGTGCAGATAGGAGCGTAGAAGAGGCTTGTTCGACTTACCCGTGTATTCACGGTATAGAGAAGCTTATGTGTGATGATAGGATATGGCGCACAGTTCCTGGAGACATAAGTTAAAGGGGTTGGTTATATAGTGGATTCCCAAACTTCGATTGTTTAAAGCTTTGGACATGAGAAGCCCCTGGCTCAATAAACTATCTGTCATTCTAGGCCCTAGACCGCCAGTCAGTTGGTTGTTCTTGTGCGTTGTCAGTTTGCTTGCGCTGATTACAGTCTTTGGATCATCGTCTTCTAGTTCTTTTGACTCTGTAACCTCCACTTGGGTACCTgagagttataaaaattatagaagGCTAAAGGAGCAAGCTGCAGTTGATTATTTTGAGCTTAGAACTCTTTCATCAGGTGCTAGTCGCCAAAGGGAGCTTGGCTTTTGTGGCAAAGAAATAGAGAATTATGTTCCTTGTTACAACGTGACAGCAAATCTTTTATCTGGGTTTAAAGATGGAGAGGAATTTGATCGACATTGTGAAGTAGTAGGGCAAGGGAAGTGGTGTCTAATTCGCCCTCCTAAGGATTATAAGACTCCACTTCAATGGCCTGCTGGTAGGGATGTGATATGGAGCGGAAATGTCAAGATAACTAAAGACCAATTCCTTTCTTCTGGAAGCATGACAAAGAGGTATTTATCAAAGCATTTGGATGCTTTGTTAAAGTAGAGAAAGTATCAGGTTTATCTCCTATGGTTACAAGCTTTACCTTTTAGAATTTTGCTAGTGTCTGTTCATTGTAGCAACGTGTgtattcttctttctttgttctttacaTGATCAATCACATCCTTTCTAATCTaccttcataatcttttaataaacTGTTAGAATGATGTTGCTAGAAGAGAATCAAATTGCTTTTCAGTCTGATGCTGGCTTAACCTTTGACGGTGTCAAAGATTATTCTCGCCAGATCGCAGAGATGATGGGACTAGGAAGTGACTCTGAATTTTTACAAGCTGGGGTaacacttttttattttttaattttcattctaTTATTTTAGCTTTTGGGGTGCCATGAGCTTTGAGATCGGTATCTTTGGAATCAAATATGTTCTAATATTTTAGCTTTCATGTTTACAAATATGAGAAAGACACTATATGGTCTTCAAGAGGAAGTAA contains the following coding sequences:
- the LOC107910138 gene encoding probable methyltransferase PMT5 isoform X3 — encoded protein: MRSPWLNKLSVILGPRPPVSWLFLCVVSLLALITVFGSSSSSSFDSVTSTWVPESYKNYRRLKEQAAVDYFELRTLSSGASRQRELGFCGKEIENYVPCYNVTANLLSGFKDGEEFDRHCEVVGQGKWCLIRPPKDYKTPLQWPAGRDVIWSGNVKITKDQFLSSGSMTKRMMLLEENQIAFQSDAGLTFDGVKDYSRQIAEMMGLGSDSEFLQAGVRTVLDIGCGFGSFGAHLVSIKLMALCIAGYEATGSQVQLALERGLPAMIGNFITRQLPYPSFSFDMVHCAQCGIPWDKKEGMLLIEVDRLLKPGGYFVLTSPKSKPHGSATGTKIRNMLTPLEQFPEKICWSLIAQQDETFIWQKTVDAQCYSSRKQNDVPLCKGHDASYYQALSPCIIGPSSKRWIPIQNRSSSSELSSAELALHGKSQSRRFL